One Mycobacterium kubicae genomic window carries:
- a CDS encoding sensor histidine kinase: MAEASAPLRGAQLTVRGWQALVLSVMGAVVLIGAIASAVLLHRTDEMSRQLRDEVQPARVQAALLQSALRDQETGVRGYLMAADPQFLSPYYDGQRAEKAAADDIRRRVSHRPELLADLDAIEGAAAIWRTSYAEPLIATVIPASPTVMNSDIATLGKTQFDHLRTLFNVQNDKLAAARDDGAANVERFNRWRNRVLGFIVLVFITTAALLGLLIRRAVTTPLASLAASCRRITEGDFEESIVAPDRPKDIRDIANDVENMRQRIVAELNASRSAQALLDEQAIELRRSNAELEQFAYVASHDLQEPLRKVASFCQLLEKRYGDKLDERGLQYIEFAVDGAKRMQVLINDLLSFSRVGRLGTKYGEVTLDTALDAAIANLSTAVEESGTRIERPKRLPQVMGDPTLLTMLWQNLIGNAVKFRQEGVPPCIVIDCQPGTGDRDGQWLFSVTDNGIGIPEEFADKVFVIFQRLHGRDVYGGTGLGLALCKKIIEHHGGRVWIDTSYSDGTRFEFTLPVAEATPEPPAHPVGAPDDLAITGGTQR; this comes from the coding sequence ATGGCCGAGGCGTCGGCGCCCCTGCGGGGAGCGCAGCTCACGGTGCGCGGCTGGCAGGCGCTGGTCTTGTCGGTCATGGGCGCGGTGGTGCTCATCGGCGCGATAGCCAGCGCCGTGTTGCTCCACCGCACCGACGAGATGTCGCGCCAGCTGCGCGACGAAGTTCAGCCGGCGCGCGTGCAGGCGGCGCTGCTGCAGTCGGCCCTGCGCGACCAGGAGACCGGGGTGCGCGGCTACCTGATGGCCGCCGATCCCCAGTTCCTCAGCCCCTATTACGACGGCCAACGCGCCGAGAAAGCGGCGGCCGACGACATCCGCCGCCGGGTGAGTCACCGCCCGGAGCTGCTAGCCGACCTGGACGCCATCGAAGGTGCCGCCGCCATCTGGCGGACGAGTTATGCCGAGCCGCTGATCGCCACCGTGATCCCAGCCTCTCCGACCGTCATGAACAGCGATATAGCCACCCTGGGAAAGACCCAATTCGACCATCTCCGAACGCTTTTCAATGTCCAGAACGACAAGCTTGCCGCGGCTCGCGACGACGGGGCCGCCAACGTCGAACGCTTCAACCGCTGGCGGAATCGGGTGCTGGGCTTCATCGTGCTGGTGTTCATCACGACGGCGGCACTGTTGGGCCTGCTGATTCGGCGCGCGGTGACCACTCCGCTCGCATCGTTGGCCGCGTCATGTCGGCGGATCACCGAAGGCGACTTCGAGGAATCGATCGTCGCGCCCGATCGGCCCAAAGACATCCGCGATATCGCCAATGATGTGGAGAACATGCGCCAGCGCATCGTGGCAGAGCTCAACGCGTCGCGTTCGGCCCAAGCTCTGCTGGACGAGCAGGCGATCGAGTTGCGCCGCTCGAATGCCGAACTCGAACAGTTCGCCTACGTCGCGTCGCACGACCTGCAGGAGCCGCTGCGCAAGGTCGCCTCGTTCTGCCAGTTGCTCGAGAAGCGATACGGCGACAAGCTCGACGAGCGCGGCCTGCAATACATCGAATTCGCCGTCGACGGAGCCAAGCGGATGCAGGTGCTGATCAACGACCTGCTCAGTTTCTCCCGGGTCGGCCGGCTGGGCACCAAGTACGGCGAGGTCACGCTGGACACAGCGCTGGACGCCGCCATCGCCAACCTGTCCACCGCGGTCGAGGAATCGGGCACCCGCATCGAGCGCCCGAAGCGGCTGCCGCAGGTCATGGGCGACCCGACGCTGCTGACCATGTTGTGGCAGAACCTGATTGGCAATGCGGTGAAGTTCCGGCAAGAGGGCGTGCCGCCGTGCATCGTCATCGACTGCCAACCGGGAACCGGTGACCGGGACGGGCAATGGCTGTTCAGCGTGACCGACAACGGCATCGGTATCCCCGAAGAGTTCGCCGACAAGGTCTTCGTCATATTCCAGCGCCTGCACGGTCGCGATGTGTACGGTGGTACCGGCCTGGGTCTGGCGCTGTGCAAGAAGATCATCGAGCACCACGGCGGCCGTGTTTGGATCGATACGTCCTACTCGGATGGAACCCGGTTCGAGTTCACGCTGCCCGTTGCCGAAGCCACCCCCGAGCCCCCTGCCCACCCCGTGGGCGCACCCGACGACTTAGCCATTACGGGAGGAACGCAGAGATGA
- a CDS encoding 5-(carboxyamino)imidazole ribonucleotide synthase translates to MMAVPSPRTPVVAMVGGGQLARMTHQAAIALGQNLRVLVTAADEPAAQVSPNVVIGSHTELDDLRRVASGATVLTFDHEHVPTELLEKLVAEGVNVAPPPQALVHAQDKLVMRQRLEALGAPVPRYTGIDNLDRLGELDAFAAGLDAPGDAGLVVKAVRGGYDGRGVRMARDLAQARDIAREYLEGGVPVLVEERVQLRRELSALVARSPFGQGAAWPVVETVQRDGICVQVIAPAPDLPDDVAAAAQQLALRLAAELGVVGVLAVELFETVEGGLLINELAMRPHNSGHWTMDGSKTSQFEQHLRAVLDYPLGDTEVTVPVTVMANVLGAAEAPAMSVDERLHHLFARMPDARVHLYGKAERPGRKVGHINFLGADPAALPQLRERAELAAHWLAHGQWADGWDAHS, encoded by the coding sequence ATGATGGCCGTGCCGAGTCCCCGCACCCCTGTTGTCGCCATGGTCGGCGGTGGTCAGCTGGCCCGGATGACCCATCAGGCCGCCATCGCGCTGGGCCAGAACCTGCGCGTCCTGGTCACCGCGGCCGACGAGCCGGCCGCGCAGGTCAGCCCGAACGTGGTGATCGGGTCCCACACCGAGCTGGACGACCTGCGCCGAGTGGCCAGCGGCGCCACCGTGCTGACCTTCGACCACGAACACGTCCCCACCGAGCTGCTGGAAAAGCTCGTCGCCGAGGGCGTCAACGTCGCGCCGCCGCCGCAGGCCCTGGTGCATGCCCAGGACAAGCTGGTGATGCGCCAGCGCCTGGAAGCGCTGGGCGCGCCGGTACCCCGCTACACCGGAATCGACAACCTCGACCGCCTGGGCGAGCTGGATGCGTTCGCGGCCGGCCTGGACGCCCCCGGCGACGCCGGCCTGGTGGTCAAGGCGGTCCGCGGGGGTTACGACGGGCGCGGTGTGCGGATGGCGCGTGATCTGGCCCAAGCCCGCGACATTGCCCGTGAGTACCTGGAAGGCGGGGTGCCGGTGCTGGTCGAGGAGCGGGTGCAGCTGCGCCGCGAACTGTCGGCGCTGGTGGCGCGTTCGCCGTTCGGGCAGGGCGCGGCGTGGCCGGTGGTGGAAACCGTGCAGCGCGACGGGATCTGCGTGCAGGTGATCGCGCCTGCCCCGGACCTGCCCGATGACGTGGCTGCCGCCGCTCAGCAGCTCGCGCTGCGGTTGGCCGCCGAGCTGGGCGTTGTCGGTGTGCTCGCCGTCGAGCTGTTCGAGACGGTCGAGGGCGGGCTGCTGATCAACGAGTTGGCGATGCGCCCGCACAACTCCGGGCACTGGACCATGGACGGGTCCAAGACGAGCCAGTTCGAACAGCATCTGCGCGCGGTGCTGGACTACCCGCTCGGCGACACCGAAGTCACCGTGCCGGTGACGGTGATGGCCAACGTGCTCGGTGCCGCCGAGGCGCCGGCCATGTCGGTCGACGAGCGGTTGCATCATCTGTTCGCCCGCATGCCGGACGCGCGGGTGCACCTGTACGGCAAGGCGGAGCGGCCCGGACGCAAGGTCGGGCACATCAACTTCCTCGGCGCGGACCCCGCGGCGCTGCCGCAGCTGCGGGAACGGGCGGAGCTGGCGGCGCACTGGTTGGCGCACGGGCAGTGGGCGGATGGATGGGATGCGCATTCATGA
- a CDS encoding PP2C family protein-serine/threonine phosphatase, with translation MAPGLDSTAHWQSLSLLLVEDDRGDAVLVEDLIADAVANIDVVWAQSMAHAERELASSRPDCVLLDLNLPDANGIDALDRILKSDATVPIVVLTGLNDEYFGASAVAAGAQDYLVKGRVEPEMLRRALLYAIERKRAELIAADLHATQLRARENALLERGLLPSPILLENPGVDIVTRYRPSRENALLCGDFYDVVQMPDRVVHVLIGDVAGHGPDEAALGAALRIAWRTLTFSGIHGVDLMRRLERVLHAERTDTGIFATVLSLAIHPDSSRVTAVRAGHPGMLLQSADTVEWIEPPGGPALGLRFDHWPHYDFDLPPGQGLLLLTDGLFEGYSGRGIERLGEDGLLALARSHVNLPGPAFVDALIDGAQERAQSRGGLTDDIAVVRVERTMGMP, from the coding sequence ATCGCTCCCGGCCTCGACTCGACGGCTCATTGGCAATCGCTTTCGCTCCTGTTGGTCGAAGACGACCGCGGTGACGCGGTGTTGGTGGAAGACCTGATCGCCGACGCCGTCGCCAACATCGACGTCGTGTGGGCCCAATCGATGGCGCACGCGGAGCGCGAACTCGCCTCGTCCCGCCCAGACTGCGTACTGCTCGACCTGAACCTGCCCGACGCCAACGGCATCGACGCGTTGGACCGCATCCTCAAAAGTGACGCCACCGTCCCGATCGTGGTGCTGACCGGACTGAACGACGAGTACTTCGGCGCTTCGGCCGTGGCCGCCGGTGCGCAGGACTACCTGGTCAAGGGCCGCGTCGAGCCGGAGATGCTGCGCCGGGCGCTGTTGTATGCGATCGAGCGCAAACGCGCCGAACTCATCGCGGCCGACCTGCATGCCACCCAGCTGCGCGCCCGGGAGAACGCCCTGCTGGAACGGGGGCTGCTGCCCTCGCCGATTTTGCTGGAGAACCCGGGCGTCGACATCGTCACCCGCTACCGGCCCAGCCGGGAGAACGCGCTGCTGTGCGGAGACTTCTACGACGTCGTCCAGATGCCGGACCGGGTCGTGCACGTCCTGATCGGTGACGTCGCCGGGCATGGCCCGGACGAGGCGGCCCTGGGCGCGGCACTGCGGATCGCCTGGCGCACGCTCACCTTCTCCGGCATTCACGGTGTCGACCTGATGCGCCGCCTCGAGCGGGTCCTGCACGCCGAGCGCACCGACACGGGGATCTTCGCGACGGTGCTCAGCCTGGCGATCCATCCCGACAGCTCCCGCGTCACCGCCGTCCGCGCCGGCCACCCCGGAATGTTGTTGCAAAGCGCGGACACGGTGGAGTGGATCGAGCCGCCGGGCGGCCCCGCGCTGGGCCTGCGTTTCGACCACTGGCCGCACTACGACTTCGACCTGCCGCCCGGTCAGGGCCTGCTGCTGCTCACCGACGGGTTGTTCGAAGGCTATTCCGGTCGTGGCATCGAACGCCTCGGCGAGGACGGTCTGCTGGCGCTGGCACGCTCGCACGTCAACCTGCCGGGCCCCGCGTTCGTCGACGCGCTGATCGACGGCGCTCAAGAACGTGCCCAATCGCGCGGTGGGCTCACCGACGACATTGCCGTGGTGCGCGTCGAGCGCACGATGGGGATGCCCTGA
- a CDS encoding acyl-CoA dehydrogenase, whose product MAGWAGNPTFDLFQLPEEHQELRAAIRALAEKEIAPHAADVDENSRFPQEALDALNANGFNAVHVPEEYGGQGADSVAACIVIEEVARVDASASLIPAVNKLGTMGLILRGSDELKKQVLPSIADGTAMASYALSEREAGSDAAAMRTRAKADGDDWILNGAKCWITNGGKSSWYTVMAVTDPDKGANGISSFMVHVDDEGFTVGPKEKKLGIKGSPTTELYFENCRIPGDRIIGEPGTGFKTALATLDHTRPTIGAQAVGIAQGAVDAAIAYTKERKQFGRPVSDNQGVQFMLADMAMKVEAARLTVYHAAARAERGESNLGFISAASKCFASDVAMEVTTDAVQLFGGYGYTQDFPVERMMRDAKITQIYEGTNQIQRVVMSRALLR is encoded by the coding sequence ATGGCCGGTTGGGCCGGAAACCCGACGTTTGATCTGTTTCAGTTACCCGAAGAGCACCAGGAATTGCGGGCCGCGATCCGGGCGCTGGCGGAAAAGGAGATCGCTCCCCACGCCGCCGACGTGGACGAGAACTCCCGCTTCCCGCAGGAAGCTCTGGACGCGCTGAATGCTAACGGCTTCAACGCCGTACACGTCCCGGAGGAGTACGGCGGCCAGGGCGCTGACTCGGTGGCGGCCTGCATCGTCATCGAGGAGGTGGCCCGCGTCGACGCCTCGGCGTCGCTGATCCCGGCGGTCAACAAGCTGGGCACCATGGGTCTGATCCTGCGCGGCTCCGACGAACTGAAGAAGCAGGTGCTGCCCTCGATCGCCGACGGCACGGCCATGGCCTCCTACGCCCTGAGCGAACGGGAAGCCGGTTCGGACGCCGCGGCGATGCGCACCCGCGCCAAGGCCGACGGCGACGACTGGATCCTCAACGGCGCCAAGTGCTGGATCACCAACGGCGGCAAGTCGTCGTGGTACACCGTCATGGCCGTCACCGACCCGGACAAGGGCGCCAACGGCATCTCGTCGTTCATGGTGCACGTCGACGACGAGGGATTCACCGTCGGCCCGAAAGAAAAGAAGCTGGGCATCAAGGGTTCGCCCACCACCGAGTTGTACTTCGAGAACTGCCGCATTCCCGGCGACCGCATCATCGGCGAGCCGGGCACCGGCTTCAAGACCGCGCTGGCCACCCTCGATCACACCCGCCCCACCATCGGCGCCCAGGCCGTCGGCATCGCCCAGGGCGCGGTCGACGCCGCGATCGCTTACACCAAGGAACGCAAGCAGTTCGGCCGCCCGGTCAGCGACAACCAGGGTGTGCAGTTCATGCTCGCCGACATGGCGATGAAGGTGGAAGCGGCGCGGCTGACCGTCTACCACGCCGCCGCCCGCGCCGAGCGCGGCGAGTCCAACCTCGGCTTCATCTCCGCGGCGTCGAAGTGCTTTGCCTCCGACGTGGCGATGGAGGTGACCACCGACGCCGTGCAGCTGTTCGGCGGCTACGGCTACACCCAGGACTTCCCGGTGGAACGCATGATGCGCGACGCCAAGATCACCCAGATCTACGAAGGCACCAACCAGATTCAGCGCGTGGTGATGAGCCGCGCCCTGCTGCGCTGA
- the purE gene encoding 5-(carboxyamino)imidazole ribonucleotide mutase codes for MTEPEHRPRVGVIMGSDSDWSVMADAAAALAEFDIPAEVRVVSAHRTPQVMFDYARSAADRGLEVIIAGAGGAAHLPGMVAAATPLPVIGVPVPLGRLDGLDSLLSIVQMPAGVPVATVSIGGARNAGLLAVRILGSSDPQLRARILAFQDELAQSVRAKDAALRDSQGKVTG; via the coding sequence ATGACAGAGCCTGAGCACCGACCCCGGGTCGGGGTCATCATGGGCAGCGACAGCGACTGGTCGGTGATGGCCGATGCCGCCGCGGCGCTGGCCGAGTTCGACATTCCGGCCGAGGTGCGGGTGGTCTCGGCCCATCGCACGCCGCAGGTGATGTTCGACTACGCCCGCAGCGCGGCCGACCGCGGCCTCGAGGTGATCATCGCCGGGGCAGGCGGCGCGGCGCACCTGCCCGGCATGGTCGCCGCGGCGACGCCGTTGCCGGTGATCGGGGTCCCGGTGCCGCTGGGCCGCCTCGACGGCCTGGATTCGCTGTTGTCGATCGTGCAGATGCCGGCCGGGGTGCCGGTGGCCACGGTGTCCATCGGCGGCGCCCGCAACGCCGGGTTGCTGGCGGTGCGGATCCTGGGGTCGTCCGACCCGCAGCTGCGGGCGCGCATCCTGGCGTTCCAAGACGAGCTGGCGCAGAGCGTGCGGGCCAAGGATGCGGCGCTGCGCGATTCTCAGGGTAAAGTTACTGGCTAG
- a CDS encoding response regulator, which yields MTPEGRAIDILLVEDDPGDELITREAFEHNKLKNRLHVAHDGEEGLNYLYQRGAYQHAPRPDLILLDLNLPKYDGRHLLEKIKSDPDLCRIPVVVLTTSSAEEDILRSYKLHANAYVTKPVDLDQFMTAVRQIDEFFLQVVRLPQG from the coding sequence ATGACCCCAGAAGGTCGCGCGATCGACATCCTGCTCGTCGAAGACGACCCAGGCGACGAGCTGATCACCCGAGAGGCGTTCGAGCACAACAAGCTCAAGAACAGGCTGCATGTCGCGCACGACGGCGAAGAGGGTCTGAACTACTTGTACCAGCGCGGTGCCTACCAGCACGCGCCGCGGCCGGATCTGATCCTGCTCGACCTGAACCTGCCCAAATACGACGGCCGGCACCTGCTGGAAAAAATCAAGTCCGACCCCGACCTGTGCCGCATTCCGGTCGTGGTGCTCACCACGTCCTCGGCCGAAGAGGACATTCTGCGCAGCTACAAGCTGCACGCCAACGCCTACGTCACCAAGCCGGTGGACCTCGACCAGTTCATGACGGCGGTGCGGCAGATCGACGAGTTCTTCCTGCAGGTCGTGCGGCTGCCGCAGGGCTGA